The following are from one region of the Phycisphaeraceae bacterium genome:
- a CDS encoding prepilin-type N-terminal cleavage/methylation domain-containing protein, with amino-acid sequence MHHTHAPHPRRGFTLIELLVVVSVIALLIGILLPSLSVAKDKAQAVRCMANLRSLANAAVSHTGDHKGLFSTGPSDNRMRNGYGPIRTTGWMADFIRGEYANPGQLLCPTHPVKDNQNMSFERLNDRPWESVRIEDQERLLVAGYNTNYAQSWYMAYTGMKSHRNLSLDPRRTEGVIGPLSTKYVDTIGAAIIPLFGDAKTNATEQGTFLGERRRVIKALTDGPIVGANGYWDRQDYDDLGPAHGRDSFVFSRGTDKLTGNIAFADGHVATFKDSKPTNGERDGEWGMRFDTSTGRLVYDELEGAVYGGWLSEPSPIQ; translated from the coding sequence ATGCACCACACGCACGCTCCCCACCCGCGCCGCGGTTTCACGCTTATCGAGCTGCTCGTCGTCGTCAGCGTCATCGCGCTGCTGATCGGCATCCTCCTTCCGTCGCTGAGCGTCGCGAAGGACAAGGCGCAGGCGGTCCGCTGCATGGCGAACCTGCGCAGTCTCGCGAACGCCGCGGTCTCGCACACGGGAGATCACAAAGGGCTGTTCAGCACCGGCCCGTCCGACAACCGCATGCGCAACGGCTACGGGCCGATCCGCACGACGGGCTGGATGGCCGACTTCATCCGAGGCGAGTACGCCAACCCCGGCCAGCTGCTCTGCCCGACGCACCCGGTCAAAGACAACCAGAACATGTCGTTCGAGCGCCTGAATGACAGGCCCTGGGAATCGGTGCGCATCGAGGATCAGGAGCGGCTCTTGGTGGCTGGCTACAACACGAACTACGCCCAGTCGTGGTACATGGCGTACACCGGGATGAAATCGCATCGCAACCTGTCGCTCGACCCGCGCAGGACCGAGGGCGTCATCGGGCCCCTCAGCACGAAGTACGTCGACACCATCGGCGCCGCGATCATCCCTCTGTTCGGCGACGCGAAGACCAACGCCACCGAGCAGGGGACCTTTCTCGGGGAGCGCCGTCGCGTGATCAAGGCGCTCACGGACGGGCCCATCGTCGGCGCGAATGGCTATTGGGACAGGCAGGACTACGACGACCTCGGCCCGGCGCACGGGAGGGACTCCTTCGTGTTCAGCCGCGGGACCGACAAGCTGACGGGCAACATCGCCTTCGCCGACGGGCACGTCGCGACCTTCAAGGACAGCAAGCCGACCAACGGCGAGCGCGACGGCGAGTGGGGCATGCGCTTCGACACATCCACCGGCCGGCTCGTGTACGACGAGCTCGAAGGCGCGGTCTACGGCGGCTGGCTCAGCGAGCCCAGCCCCATCCAGTGA
- the pckA gene encoding phosphoenolpyruvate carboxykinase (ATP) has protein sequence MTTLTSPASDITFANTLANLSVAELVEHSIKRGEGVLASNGALNVRTGDRTGRSPKDKYLEDTPEVHDKVWWGAVNQPFSSEKFDKVLDMAKKHLAKAQTVFVSDGFVGADPKRRLAVRTHTEHAWHALFVKTLFIRPTDAEMKGFSPDWTIYNCGKRKLTSDEAKALGVADTGVLIVQSLSRRTVVIFGTEYAGEMKKSIFYAMNYDMPEVGVFPMHCSANVSTTDNHDVALFFGLSGTGKTTLSADPSRGLIGDDEHGWSDAGVFNFEGGCYAKCIKLSKEGEPMIWDAIRFGSVLENVTLDPKTRLPDYDRAEFTENTRVTYPVDYIDNAVIPSMAGHPKNVVFLTADAFGVLPPISKLTPEQAMYYFINGYTSKLAGTEAGVTEPQPNFSPCFGGPFLPRPPRVYADMLAERIKKHGASVWLVNTGWTGGPYGTGSRMKLSHTRAMITQALDGKLKNAKYDTDPIFGLHIPTSVDTVPDEILNPRKTWKDGAAYDAKAKELASKFRANDAKFDMPDAVRAAGPRA, from the coding sequence ATGACCACCCTGACCTCGCCCGCGTCGGATATCACCTTCGCCAACACCCTGGCCAACCTCAGCGTGGCCGAGCTGGTCGAGCACTCGATCAAGCGAGGGGAGGGCGTCTTGGCTTCCAACGGCGCGCTGAATGTCCGCACCGGCGATCGCACCGGGCGTAGCCCGAAGGACAAGTACCTCGAGGACACCCCCGAGGTCCACGACAAGGTCTGGTGGGGCGCCGTCAACCAGCCCTTCAGCAGCGAGAAGTTCGACAAGGTTCTGGACATGGCGAAGAAGCACCTCGCCAAGGCCCAGACCGTGTTCGTCTCCGACGGCTTCGTGGGCGCCGACCCCAAGCGCCGCCTCGCGGTCCGCACCCACACCGAGCACGCCTGGCACGCGCTCTTCGTCAAGACACTCTTCATCCGGCCCACCGACGCCGAGATGAAGGGCTTCTCGCCCGACTGGACCATCTACAACTGCGGCAAGCGCAAGCTCACGAGCGACGAGGCCAAGGCCCTGGGCGTCGCCGACACCGGCGTGCTCATCGTGCAGTCGCTCTCGCGCCGCACCGTCGTCATCTTCGGCACCGAGTACGCCGGCGAGATGAAGAAGAGCATCTTCTACGCGATGAACTACGACATGCCCGAGGTGGGCGTGTTCCCGATGCACTGCTCCGCCAACGTCAGCACGACGGACAACCACGACGTCGCGCTGTTCTTCGGCCTCTCCGGCACCGGCAAGACCACGCTCTCGGCCGACCCCTCGCGCGGGCTGATCGGCGACGACGAGCACGGCTGGTCCGACGCCGGCGTCTTCAACTTCGAGGGCGGGTGCTACGCCAAGTGCATCAAGCTCTCGAAGGAAGGCGAGCCCATGATCTGGGACGCGATCCGCTTCGGCTCGGTCCTCGAGAACGTGACGCTCGACCCCAAGACCCGTCTGCCCGACTACGACCGCGCCGAGTTCACCGAGAACACCCGCGTCACCTACCCCGTTGATTACATCGACAACGCGGTCATCCCCTCGATGGCCGGCCACCCCAAGAACGTCGTGTTCCTCACCGCCGACGCGTTCGGTGTGCTGCCCCCCATCAGCAAGCTGACGCCCGAGCAGGCGATGTACTACTTCATCAACGGGTACACCAGCAAGCTCGCCGGCACCGAGGCCGGCGTGACCGAGCCCCAGCCCAACTTCTCGCCCTGCTTCGGCGGGCCCTTCCTGCCACGCCCGCCGCGCGTCTACGCCGACATGCTCGCCGAGCGCATCAAGAAGCACGGCGCCAGCGTGTGGCTGGTGAACACCGGCTGGACGGGCGGGCCCTACGGGACCGGCTCGCGCATGAAGCTGTCGCACACCCGCGCGATGATCACGCAGGCCCTCGACGGCAAGCTCAAGAACGCGAAGTACGACACCGACCCGATCTTCGGACTGCACATCCCCACCAGCGTCGACACCGTCCCCGACGAGATCCTCAACCCTCGCAAGACCTGGAAGGACGGGGCGGCCTACGACGCGAAGGCGAAGGAGCTGGCGTCCAAGTTCCGCGCCAACGACGCGAAGTTCGATATGCCCGACGCGGTCCGCGCCGCGGGCCCTCGCGCCTGA
- a CDS encoding choice-of-anchor A family protein: MRHRSLLLSATACLAVASAASHAGSVLTDWNVIVRGNVFSTSEVDGSALIGGNLSGPASNYAVQGVTASNGDGLVVGGNINAGTTANINNGGNLRIGGSMLGTRNLNGGGSQINSSGVSSMVTNAINQVVSMQASLAALATNGSIDGAGNMNASPTNYNGANVAVYAFNISTIQGLGQLNLNFGSADTVILNVTSNNGVINLVAPPNLIGGFNQNNSSKILWNFIDATEITVNNTFNGALIAPDADLRILGGGVNGSVVVDSISFQNAEIRRHTYNGWLPPEDDTPVIPLPTGGTMALAGMLAIGARRRR, from the coding sequence ATGCGTCACCGTTCATTGCTGCTTTCAGCCACTGCCTGCCTCGCCGTCGCGTCGGCGGCGTCCCACGCCGGGAGCGTCCTGACCGACTGGAACGTCATCGTGCGTGGCAACGTGTTCTCGACCTCCGAGGTCGACGGCTCGGCGCTGATCGGTGGGAACCTCTCTGGCCCGGCGAGCAACTACGCGGTCCAGGGCGTCACCGCGAGCAACGGCGACGGCCTCGTCGTCGGCGGCAACATCAACGCCGGCACCACCGCCAACATCAACAACGGCGGGAACCTCCGTATCGGCGGCAGCATGCTCGGCACGCGCAACCTCAACGGCGGCGGCTCGCAGATCAACAGCAGCGGCGTCTCGTCGATGGTCACCAACGCCATCAACCAGGTCGTCTCGATGCAGGCCTCGCTCGCCGCTCTCGCGACCAACGGGTCCATCGACGGCGCCGGCAACATGAACGCCTCCCCGACCAACTACAACGGCGCCAACGTCGCCGTCTACGCCTTCAACATCTCGACCATCCAGGGGCTGGGCCAGCTCAACCTCAACTTCGGATCCGCCGACACCGTGATCCTCAATGTCACCTCGAACAACGGCGTGATCAACCTCGTCGCCCCGCCCAACCTCATCGGCGGGTTCAACCAGAACAACTCGTCGAAGATCCTCTGGAACTTCATCGACGCCACCGAGATCACCGTCAACAACACCTTCAACGGCGCCCTCATCGCCCCCGACGCGGACCTGCGCATCCTGGGCGGCGGCGTCAACGGCTCGGTCGTCGTCGACTCGATCTCGTTCCAGAACGCCGAGATCCGCCGCCACACCTACAACGGCTGGCTGCCCCCAGAGGACGACACCCCGGTGATCCCGCTCCCGACGGGCGGCACGATGGCCCTCGCCGGCATGCTCGCGATCGGCGCCCGTCGTCGTCGCTGA
- a CDS encoding matrixin family metalloprotease, producing the protein MPDLCPSAGAMRAALVASLLCLTGASHGANWLVPDDAPSRVGAFGLRAPISQDDALKAHARALIELQTFLALPTETKNAIIMSGLVPELYERNERDDEVLALHGETPYESVAEVVSLSTFEKMRPAHRHMLRRVLETTKEHGPILHLCFTPGTPDDVVQAFEDAVFGIGGRFQLTGRWTSTAIAQPSYAQGEPVTLTYSFVPDGTFVPDLIGYQGNSNLFAFLNGIYGNPTVWQPIYDEMFARWAELGGLSYQYEPNDDGVALNNNPGVLGVRGDLRMAAIPLDGNSGVLAYNNFPNDGDMVLDSADNFYNNTTNNSLRLRNILSHEHGHGQGILHVCPREETKLMEPFISVMFDGPQFDDTLATQRHYGDRFENNDTFATSTDLGAFTGSTIGVDLLSIDNGADVDVFRISVSGPTAIAATAAPTQQAPYLQRSQNSGCTGGTLFDPRVIHDLKIDILASDGVTVLDTADFNGLGQNETAVAGLPGAGIYYVRVRGSGTNNIQLYSLSIESAPSLIRIVDAVEEFAQPGAPVEVALSVFSGADAVEASSVTLNYRLDGGAFAAIAMTPTGPATYTASIPGASCDDSPEFYFSALTSSNATLFDPPGGAGSPYSYLVGELDIAFDDDFETDQGWTVSGNATAGQWQRGVPVNGGRGDPATDFDGSGQCYVTGNTPGDSDVDNGSTILTSPVIDASTGGALTYAYWINSGPGVLDNDSLAVEFATDPAGTNWTQVRFFTTQSDNWRTDAINIGDSGEIPSTPTLRVRFIASDLSPASLLEAGIDAVRISTVSCTDVIDCPGDTNGDGVVNFSDLNTVLSAFGQTGQGLAGDVNDDGVVNFSDLNLVLSNFGASCR; encoded by the coding sequence ATGCCCGATCTGTGTCCCAGCGCCGGCGCGATGCGCGCCGCCCTTGTTGCCTCGCTTCTGTGTCTCACCGGCGCATCGCACGGCGCGAACTGGCTTGTTCCCGACGACGCCCCCAGCCGGGTCGGCGCCTTCGGCCTGCGCGCCCCGATCTCCCAGGACGACGCGCTCAAGGCCCACGCTCGCGCGCTCATCGAGCTGCAGACCTTCCTCGCGCTGCCCACCGAAACCAAGAACGCGATCATCATGTCGGGCCTGGTCCCCGAGCTGTACGAGCGAAACGAGCGCGACGACGAGGTGCTCGCGCTGCACGGCGAAACCCCGTACGAGTCCGTCGCCGAGGTTGTGAGTCTCTCCACCTTCGAGAAGATGCGCCCCGCGCACCGCCACATGCTCCGGCGCGTCCTCGAGACGACCAAAGAGCACGGGCCCATCCTGCACCTGTGCTTCACGCCCGGAACTCCCGACGATGTCGTGCAGGCCTTCGAGGACGCGGTCTTCGGCATCGGCGGGCGATTCCAGCTCACCGGGCGCTGGACCAGCACCGCCATCGCGCAGCCCTCCTACGCGCAGGGCGAGCCCGTCACCCTGACCTACTCCTTTGTTCCGGACGGCACTTTCGTGCCCGACCTCATCGGGTATCAGGGCAACAGCAACCTTTTCGCCTTCCTCAACGGCATCTACGGCAACCCCACCGTCTGGCAGCCCATCTATGACGAGATGTTCGCCCGCTGGGCCGAGCTCGGCGGTCTTTCCTATCAGTACGAGCCCAACGACGACGGCGTCGCGCTCAACAACAACCCGGGCGTTCTCGGCGTGCGCGGCGACCTCCGCATGGCGGCCATCCCGCTCGACGGCAACAGCGGCGTCCTCGCCTACAACAACTTCCCCAACGACGGCGACATGGTCCTCGACAGCGCCGACAACTTCTACAACAACACCACCAACAACTCGCTCCGGCTCCGCAACATTCTCTCGCACGAGCACGGCCACGGCCAGGGCATCCTCCACGTCTGCCCGCGCGAAGAGACCAAGCTCATGGAGCCGTTCATCTCGGTGATGTTCGACGGGCCTCAGTTCGACGACACCCTCGCCACCCAGCGCCACTACGGCGACCGCTTCGAGAACAACGACACCTTCGCCACCTCCACCGACCTCGGCGCGTTCACCGGCTCCACGATCGGCGTCGACCTGCTCAGCATCGACAACGGCGCCGACGTCGATGTCTTCCGCATCTCCGTCTCCGGGCCGACCGCAATCGCCGCCACCGCGGCGCCCACGCAGCAGGCGCCCTATCTCCAACGCTCGCAGAACTCGGGCTGCACCGGCGGCACGCTCTTCGATCCGCGCGTCATCCACGATCTCAAGATCGACATCCTCGCGTCCGACGGCGTGACCGTCCTCGACACCGCCGACTTCAACGGGCTGGGCCAGAACGAGACCGCCGTCGCCGGGCTCCCCGGCGCAGGGATCTATTACGTCCGCGTCCGCGGCAGCGGGACCAACAACATCCAGCTCTACTCGCTGAGCATCGAGAGCGCACCCTCGCTCATCCGCATCGTCGACGCCGTCGAGGAGTTCGCGCAGCCCGGCGCGCCTGTCGAGGTCGCTCTGAGCGTGTTCTCCGGCGCAGACGCCGTCGAGGCGTCGAGCGTCACGCTCAACTACCGCTTGGACGGCGGCGCGTTCGCGGCGATCGCGATGACCCCGACCGGGCCCGCGACGTACACGGCGTCCATCCCCGGCGCCAGCTGCGACGATTCGCCCGAGTTCTACTTCTCGGCGCTCACCTCCTCCAACGCGACGCTCTTCGACCCCCCGGGCGGCGCGGGCTCGCCCTACTCCTACCTCGTCGGCGAGCTCGACATCGCCTTCGACGACGACTTCGAAACCGATCAGGGCTGGACCGTCAGCGGCAACGCGACCGCCGGCCAGTGGCAGCGAGGCGTGCCGGTCAACGGCGGGCGCGGCGACCCGGCCACCGATTTCGACGGCTCCGGCCAGTGCTATGTCACCGGAAACACCCCCGGCGACAGCGACGTCGACAACGGCTCCACCATCCTCACCTCGCCCGTCATCGACGCCAGCACCGGGGGCGCGCTGACCTACGCCTACTGGATCAATTCCGGCCCGGGCGTCCTCGACAACGACTCGCTCGCCGTCGAGTTCGCCACGGATCCCGCAGGAACGAACTGGACGCAGGTCCGGTTCTTCACGACCCAGTCCGACAACTGGCGCACCGACGCCATCAACATCGGTGACTCCGGCGAGATTCCCTCCACGCCGACCCTGCGCGTCCGCTTCATCGCGAGCGACCTCAGCCCGGCGTCTCTGCTCGAGGCCGGCATCGACGCGGTCCGGATCTCCACCGTGTCCTGCACCGACGTCATCGACTGCCCCGGCGACACCAACGGCGACGGCGTCGTCAACTTCTCCGACCTCAACACCGTGCTCTCGGCGTTCGGCCAGACCGGCCAGGGCCTCGCGGGCGATGTGAACGACGACGGCGTCGTGAACTTCTCCGACCTCAACCTCGTGCTGTCCAACTTCGGCGCGTCCTGCCGCTAA
- a CDS encoding MgtC/SapB family protein — MPVAVPIEEALLRLFLAGVVAALLGWNRERAGKAAGLRTFTLVGLGSCLFTLLSLELIEAYKDTAAGGMDPLRVVSGLVGGIGFLGAGTIIQARGSVQGVTTAAGLWMTAAIGLASGLGQYALAGVAGALSILVLLGLWLLERRVGVKQHAPPAPAQRRGR, encoded by the coding sequence ATGCCGGTCGCGGTCCCCATCGAGGAAGCACTGCTGCGGCTGTTCCTTGCCGGCGTCGTGGCTGCGCTGCTGGGGTGGAACCGCGAACGCGCCGGCAAGGCCGCCGGCCTGCGCACCTTCACGCTGGTCGGCCTTGGGTCGTGCCTCTTCACCCTGCTCTCGCTCGAATTGATCGAGGCGTACAAGGACACCGCGGCCGGGGGAATGGACCCGCTGCGCGTGGTCAGCGGGCTGGTGGGGGGCATCGGGTTCCTGGGGGCCGGGACAATCATTCAGGCCAGGGGCAGCGTGCAGGGAGTGACGACGGCGGCGGGGCTGTGGATGACCGCGGCGATCGGGCTCGCCTCCGGGCTCGGGCAGTACGCGCTCGCGGGGGTCGCCGGGGCGCTCTCGATCCTTGTTCTGCTCGGCCTCTGGCTGCTCGAGCGGCGAGTCGGGGTGAAGCAGCACGCTCCACCAGCCCCGGCCCAGCGCCGGGGACGATGA
- a CDS encoding choice-of-anchor I family protein — protein sequence MPGTSPSLACACALGGVILATLASAASAQDRARTLRERPLLTRLGVVSLASVEIPAYDESSNMVFAVAGDDVAMIHLGDGASPLLVRTLGLAAQSAFPPGMKAEVTHVALDPLRRGFAAATVVPEDFAGVPGVALLFSTRTGRVLSRFVVGYNPDAAAFSPDGELLLVANEGQPRVTAQGVLVDPPGSLSVISLSGVGSEFDCARLTQSRVTTVYFDGDALADALKASLDNPRDRFLRVHPRHRASPTLDLEPEYIAFIGDGAYITLQENNAVARFDLGSMRFDRIVGLGLLEQAIDPSDADGPGAAWETVLAAPMPDQLASFSVDGVWYLITPNEGDDRGRFGRANNPLGDEIRVRELPSTLRVSSALRERIESSPALHDLKVCAHSGDLDADGAIDQPVTMGSRSASVWRVASDGSLERVADTGDLFERTMASVAPDRFNANGNARAESRSTARGPEPEGIALASLRGRPVAFIGLERPGAIAALDLSDPANPSLIDLHVSADEGDIAPEGICFIPAHHSPTGRPLLIVAYEVSGTMAVYGIADVEDFVSAAGAARDSAQ from the coding sequence ATGCCCGGAACCTCACCAAGCCTCGCCTGCGCGTGCGCGCTGGGCGGTGTCATCCTCGCGACACTCGCGAGCGCCGCGTCGGCGCAGGACCGCGCGAGGACCCTGCGCGAGCGCCCGCTGCTCACGCGCCTCGGCGTGGTGTCGCTGGCGTCGGTCGAGATCCCCGCCTACGACGAGTCGAGCAACATGGTCTTCGCGGTCGCCGGCGACGACGTGGCGATGATCCACCTGGGCGACGGCGCCTCCCCCCTGCTCGTGCGCACGCTCGGCCTGGCGGCGCAGAGCGCGTTCCCCCCCGGGATGAAGGCCGAGGTCACCCACGTCGCGCTCGACCCGCTGCGGCGCGGGTTCGCGGCGGCGACCGTGGTCCCGGAAGACTTCGCCGGGGTCCCGGGCGTCGCGCTGCTCTTTTCCACGCGCACCGGGCGAGTGCTCTCGCGGTTCGTCGTCGGGTATAACCCCGACGCCGCGGCCTTCTCGCCCGACGGAGAACTCCTGCTCGTCGCCAACGAGGGCCAGCCACGCGTCACGGCGCAGGGCGTGCTCGTCGACCCGCCAGGATCGCTCAGCGTGATCTCACTCTCGGGCGTCGGGAGCGAGTTCGACTGCGCGCGGCTCACGCAGTCGCGCGTCACGACCGTGTATTTCGACGGCGACGCCCTCGCCGACGCGCTCAAGGCATCACTCGACAATCCGCGTGACCGGTTTCTGCGCGTGCACCCGCGACATCGCGCGTCGCCGACGCTCGATCTCGAGCCCGAGTACATCGCGTTCATCGGCGACGGCGCGTACATCACGCTGCAGGAGAACAACGCCGTCGCGCGGTTCGACCTGGGCTCGATGCGCTTCGATAGGATCGTCGGGCTCGGACTGCTCGAGCAGGCGATCGATCCGTCGGACGCCGACGGGCCCGGCGCCGCGTGGGAAACGGTTCTGGCCGCCCCCATGCCCGACCAGCTCGCGTCCTTCAGCGTCGACGGGGTGTGGTATCTGATCACCCCGAACGAAGGCGACGACCGTGGGCGCTTCGGGCGCGCGAACAACCCCCTTGGCGACGAGATCCGCGTGCGCGAGCTGCCATCGACGCTCCGCGTGTCCAGCGCGCTTCGCGAGAGGATCGAGAGTTCGCCGGCCCTGCACGACCTGAAAGTCTGCGCCCACAGCGGGGACTTGGACGCCGACGGCGCGATCGACCAGCCGGTCACGATGGGCTCGCGCAGCGCTTCGGTCTGGCGCGTCGCGTCTGATGGATCGCTGGAACGCGTCGCCGACACCGGCGACCTGTTCGAGCGAACGATGGCGTCGGTCGCACCGGACCGATTCAACGCCAACGGGAACGCTCGCGCCGAATCGCGATCGACGGCGCGCGGTCCAGAGCCCGAAGGAATCGCGCTCGCGTCCCTGAGAGGCAGACCCGTCGCGTTCATCGGGCTGGAGCGCCCCGGCGCGATCGCGGCGCTAGACCTCTCCGATCCGGCCAACCCCAGTCTGATCGACCTGCATGTCTCTGCCGACGAAGGGGATATCGCGCCGGAGGGGATCTGCTTCATCCCGGCGCATCACAGCCCGACCGGTCGCCCGCTGCTGATCGTCGCGTACGAAGTGTCGGGGACGATGGCTGTGTACGGCATCGCGGATGTTGAAGATTTCGTGAGCGCCGCGGGCGCCGCGCGCGATTCGGCGCAGTGA
- a CDS encoding lamin tail domain-containing protein: MKITAAVIAGLALSAASFATGRIVITEWMYQGAEGEFIEITNVGTSAIDLAGWSFDDDSRIPGVFDLSGAGVVAAGQSVLLVESTAAAFRAAWNLDSSVVILDQYTNNLGRADEINIFDNSGLLVDRLTYGDTVFPGTIRTQNTSGWTTPGFLGLNDVTGWFFSTLGDLQGSYFSANGDLGNPGVYVIPTPGAAALMGMGALVATRRRR, from the coding sequence ATGAAGATCACCGCAGCCGTCATCGCCGGCCTCGCCCTGTCCGCCGCGTCCTTCGCGACCGGTCGCATCGTCATCACCGAGTGGATGTACCAGGGCGCCGAGGGCGAGTTCATCGAGATCACCAACGTCGGCACCTCGGCGATCGATCTCGCCGGCTGGTCGTTCGACGACGACAGCCGCATCCCCGGCGTGTTCGACCTCTCCGGCGCGGGCGTCGTCGCTGCCGGGCAGTCGGTCCTGCTCGTTGAGTCCACCGCCGCCGCGTTCCGCGCCGCGTGGAACCTCGACTCGTCGGTCGTCATCCTCGACCAGTACACCAACAACCTCGGTCGCGCCGACGAGATCAACATCTTCGACAACAGCGGCCTGCTCGTCGATCGCCTGACCTACGGCGACACCGTGTTCCCCGGGACCATCCGGACGCAAAACACCTCCGGGTGGACGACGCCCGGCTTCCTCGGTCTCAACGACGTCACCGGCTGGTTCTTCTCGACGCTCGGCGACCTGCAGGGCTCGTACTTCTCCGCCAACGGCGATCTGGGCAACCCGGGCGTCTACGTGATCCCGACCCCCGGCGCCGCCGCCCTCATGGGCATGGGCGCGCTGGTCGCGACGCGTCGTCGCCGCTGA